In a single window of the Candidatus Celerinatantimonas neptuna genome:
- the epd_2 gene encoding D-erythrose-4-phosphate dehydrogenase, with amino-acid sequence MDLSVTLCKKVTVSDVNQAILGATKGTLKGILDYTEEPLVSVDFNHNFHSSIVDGTQTRVSGVELVKVLACVITNGDLPTVCWIQRSIWHICNLWCKTRETVYL; translated from the coding sequence ATGGATTTAAGTGTTACTCTCTGTAAAAAAGTTACAGTTTCTGATGTAAATCAAGCCATACTAGGGGCAACAAAGGGTACATTGAAAGGCATACTCGATTATACTGAAGAACCATTGGTGTCGGTTGACTTTAACCATAATTTTCACTCAAGTATTGTAGACGGTACGCAAACCCGTGTAAGTGGTGTTGAACTTGTAAAAGTTCTTGCTTGTGTGATAACGAATGGGGATTTGCCAACCGTATGTTGGATACAGCGCAGTATATGGCACATTTGTAATCTTTGGTGTAAGACCAGAGAAACGGTTTATCTTTAA
- the sprT gene encoding Protein SprT — protein MQALIESCENYILQAENYFNQHFLRPSIYLNLRGQAAGQAVLTQAKLRFNPILYKENRAHFLQHTTGHEVAHWVIFQHYGNVRPHGREWQQLMHYGFNLPPERLHHYNLDSVIGQLYLYTCGCRQHQLTIRRHRAILRGQRYYCRYCQQYLTSTENKNTSGSIEKKT, from the coding sequence ATGCAAGCATTAATTGAATCTTGTGAAAACTACATACTTCAGGCTGAAAACTATTTCAATCAACACTTTTTAAGACCGTCAATATACCTGAATCTTCGTGGACAAGCCGCAGGACAAGCTGTTTTAACACAAGCTAAATTAAGGTTTAATCCCATACTTTATAAAGAAAATCGCGCTCACTTTTTACAACATACAACAGGCCATGAAGTTGCACACTGGGTTATCTTCCAACACTATGGAAACGTACGCCCCCACGGTAGAGAGTGGCAACAATTAATGCACTATGGGTTCAATCTGCCTCCAGAAAGACTTCATCACTACAACTTAGATTCGGTCATTGGACAGTTGTATTTATATACTTGTGGATGTCGGCAACATCAGTTAACTATTCGAAGACATCGCGCAATTCTCCGGGGACAGCGTTACTACTGCCGTTACTGTCAGCAATATTTAACCTCAACTGAAAATAAAAACACTTCTGGATCTATTGAGAAAAAGACGTAA
- the yqgF gene encoding Putative pre-16S rRNA nuclease, whose translation MESILGFDFGTQSIGVAIGNPVTGSASALDALKAKDGIPNWEHIATLLERWQPHRLIVGLPLNMDGTSQPITHRARKFGNRLHGRFGLPVDFQDERLTTVDAKAELFERGGYRALKKGTIDSTSAVLIVESWYENQHTDDE comes from the coding sequence ATGGAATCAATTTTAGGTTTTGATTTCGGCACCCAAAGTATTGGAGTAGCCATTGGTAATCCGGTAACAGGTAGCGCTAGCGCATTAGATGCCTTAAAAGCAAAGGATGGTATCCCCAATTGGGAACATATCGCAACACTACTTGAACGGTGGCAACCGCATCGACTTATCGTCGGCTTACCGCTCAATATGGATGGGACAAGCCAACCTATCACACACCGAGCCAGAAAATTCGGTAACAGATTACATGGCAGATTTGGATTACCTGTCGACTTTCAGGATGAAAGACTAACAACCGTTGATGCAAAAGCCGAGTTATTTGAACGAGGAGGCTATAGGGCCTTAAAAAAAGGAACAATCGACAGTACCAGCGCTGTATTGATCGTTGAATCCTGGTATGAGAATCAGCACACAGATGATGAATAG
- the pgk gene encoding Phosphoglycerate kinase — protein sequence MAIIKMADLDLNGKRVLVREDLNVPVKAGKVTSDARIRASIPTIKMALEKGAKLMITSHLGRPTEGEYNEEFSLQPVVDYLNDALDVPVRLVTDYLDGIEVNAGEVVVLENVRFNKGEKKNDEALAKKMAALCDVYVMDAFGTAHRAQASTHGVGQFADVACAGPLLAAELDALGKAMDKPARPMVAIVGGSKVSTKLTVLESLSKVADQLVVGGGIANTFIAAAGGNVGKSLYEADLVGTAKDLMTKGSIPVATDVVVGKEFSETTPATTKVVADVVDDDMIFDLGPDSAAALAKILKEAKTILWNGPVGVFEFDQFAQGTKVIANAIAESDAFSIAGGGDTLAAIDKFGIKDKVSYISTGGGAFLEFVEGKKLPAVAMLEKRANG from the coding sequence ATGGCAATTATCAAAATGGCTGACCTGGATCTTAATGGCAAACGTGTGTTGGTTCGTGAAGATCTGAACGTTCCAGTTAAAGCTGGTAAAGTGACTTCTGACGCACGTATTCGTGCATCTATTCCAACCATTAAAATGGCTTTGGAAAAAGGCGCGAAGTTAATGATTACTTCTCATCTGGGACGTCCGACTGAAGGTGAATATAATGAAGAGTTTTCACTTCAGCCAGTTGTTGATTATCTGAATGATGCGTTAGATGTTCCTGTTCGTTTAGTTACAGATTATCTGGATGGTATTGAAGTTAATGCTGGCGAAGTCGTTGTTCTTGAAAATGTCCGCTTTAATAAAGGTGAGAAAAAGAACGATGAAGCATTAGCTAAAAAAATGGCAGCATTGTGTGATGTTTATGTCATGGATGCTTTCGGTACTGCGCACCGTGCACAGGCTTCCACTCATGGTGTCGGTCAGTTTGCAGATGTTGCATGCGCCGGTCCGTTATTAGCGGCTGAACTGGATGCTCTGGGTAAAGCGATGGATAAACCAGCTCGCCCAATGGTTGCAATCGTTGGCGGTTCAAAAGTTTCGACTAAACTTACAGTTCTTGAATCATTGTCTAAAGTGGCGGATCAGTTAGTCGTTGGTGGTGGTATTGCAAATACTTTTATTGCTGCAGCTGGTGGTAATGTTGGTAAATCACTTTATGAAGCAGACCTTGTCGGTACAGCGAAAGATTTGATGACTAAGGGATCTATTCCTGTTGCAACTGATGTCGTTGTTGGTAAAGAGTTTTCAGAAACAACGCCTGCTACGACTAAAGTTGTCGCTGATGTCGTTGATGATGATATGATTTTTGACCTAGGTCCAGACTCAGCTGCTGCTTTAGCTAAAATCCTTAAAGAAGCAAAAACTATTTTGTGGAATGGCCCTGTTGGTGTGTTTGAATTTGACCAATTTGCACAAGGAACGAAAGTCATCGCAAATGCGATTGCAGAAAGCGATGCTTTCTCTATCGCTGGTGGTGGTGATACATTGGCTGCGATCGATAAATTCGGAATTAAAGATAAAGTATCTTATATTTCAACAGGTGGTGGTGCTTTTCTTGAATTTGTTGAAGGCAAAAAATTACCTGCAGTTGCAATGCTAGAAAAACGGGCAAATGGCTAA
- a CDS encoding hypothetical protein (UPF0301 protein VC_0467) has protein sequence MENLKNQFLIAMPGFTDPFFHRSVIYVCEHNEDGAMGLVVNIPVDLTIDSLLTQIDLMDAKQDLKELAGHQVYQGGPVAQERGFVLHTPQTGFSSSLELSKQLMITTSKDILSALGTEQQPKHYLVTLGYAGWSAGQLEQELANNAWLNIDTDPNIMFTTKANERWDALVRQLGFEPWQLTSEIGHA, from the coding sequence ATGGAGAATTTAAAAAACCAGTTTTTAATTGCGATGCCAGGTTTTACGGATCCATTTTTTCATCGCTCTGTCATCTATGTTTGCGAGCATAATGAAGATGGGGCAATGGGCCTGGTTGTCAATATACCGGTTGATCTCACGATCGATAGTCTACTCACACAAATTGATCTGATGGATGCAAAACAAGATCTGAAAGAATTAGCAGGTCATCAGGTTTATCAGGGGGGACCGGTTGCCCAGGAAAGAGGTTTTGTTTTACATACACCTCAAACGGGTTTTAGTAGTAGTCTGGAACTTAGTAAACAATTGATGATTACGACATCTAAAGATATCCTTTCTGCACTAGGTACAGAACAACAGCCAAAACATTATTTAGTAACATTAGGTTATGCCGGATGGTCAGCAGGTCAATTAGAACAGGAGCTAGCTAACAATGCCTGGCTCAATATTGACACAGATCCAAACATTATGTTCACAACAAAAGCAAATGAACGATGGGACGCATTAGTCAGGCAGCTGGGCTTTGAGCCATGGCAACTCACTTCAGAAATAGGACATGCATAG
- the epd_1 gene encoding D-erythrose-4-phosphate dehydrogenase, which translates to MKAIAHLLKYDSSYGRFKFAVSIVGNCLHIENDNIELMAESDPRRIDWGIREIDVVLTVLVFFIVGSMLNGILRMVLKKYYFHTRRIPMLMQRLFMVLIIISCRLMTVLCRMGHVQQTVLCL; encoded by the coding sequence TTGAAAGCAATTGCTCATTTGCTTAAATATGATTCAAGCTATGGTCGTTTTAAGTTTGCTGTATCGATTGTTGGAAACTGTTTACATATAGAGAATGACAATATTGAGTTGATGGCTGAATCTGATCCCCGGAGAATTGATTGGGGGATCAGGGAAATTGATGTTGTTCTGACTGTACTGGTGTTTTTCATCGTAGGGAGCATGCTAAATGGTATCTTGAGAATGGTGCTAAAAAAGTACTATTTTCACACCCGACGGATCCCGATGTTGATGCAACGGTTATTTATGGTATTAATCATCATCAGTTGTCGGCTGATGACTGTATTGTGTCGAATGGGCCATGTACAACAAACTGTATTGTGCCTGTGA
- the metK gene encoding S-adenosylmethionine synthase: MAIHLFTSESVSEGHPDKIADQISDAVLDAILTQDTMARVACETYVKTGMVLVGGEVTTSAWVDIEELVRRTVREIGYIGSDMGFDADSCAVLNAIGKQSPDINQGVDRADPKEQGAGDQGLMFGYATNETDVLMPAPITYSHRLVQRQSQVRRDGTLPWLRPDAKSQVTFAYENGEIAGIEAVVLSTQHSEDISQKDLQEAVMETIIKPVLPAKWLTEKTKYLINPTGRFVIGGPMGDCGLTGRKIIVDTYGGMARHGGGAFSGKDPSKVDRSAAYAARYVAKNIVAAELASRCEIQVSYAIGVAEPTSISVDTFGTGNVSDEKLIQLIREHFDLRPYGLIEMLDLKRPIYQPTATYGHFGRDEFPWEKTDKAAQLRDAAGL, from the coding sequence ATGGCTATACACCTCTTTACATCTGAATCGGTTTCTGAAGGGCATCCTGATAAAATTGCCGATCAGATCTCTGATGCGGTACTCGATGCCATCCTCACTCAGGATACAATGGCTCGAGTTGCTTGTGAAACATATGTCAAAACAGGGATGGTTCTAGTCGGCGGAGAAGTCACAACTTCCGCATGGGTCGATATCGAAGAATTAGTCCGTCGTACCGTGCGGGAAATCGGTTATATCGGTTCCGATATGGGGTTTGATGCTGATTCATGTGCCGTACTCAACGCAATCGGAAAACAGTCTCCAGATATTAATCAGGGCGTAGACCGTGCAGACCCGAAAGAACAGGGCGCCGGAGATCAAGGTCTCATGTTTGGTTATGCAACCAATGAAACCGATGTATTGATGCCTGCCCCGATTACCTATTCACATCGGTTGGTTCAGCGCCAATCCCAGGTCCGTCGCGATGGGACTTTGCCATGGCTCAGACCTGATGCCAAAAGCCAGGTCACATTTGCCTATGAAAATGGTGAAATAGCAGGTATTGAAGCAGTTGTTTTATCAACGCAGCACAGTGAAGACATCAGTCAAAAAGATCTTCAAGAAGCTGTTATGGAAACCATTATTAAACCGGTTTTACCTGCAAAATGGCTCACAGAAAAAACTAAATATCTAATTAATCCAACTGGCCGTTTCGTCATTGGAGGTCCAATGGGTGACTGTGGATTAACAGGACGAAAAATCATCGTTGATACATATGGTGGTATGGCTCGTCATGGTGGCGGTGCATTCTCAGGAAAAGATCCATCAAAAGTCGACCGCAGCGCAGCCTATGCAGCTCGTTATGTTGCTAAAAATATCGTTGCAGCTGAGTTGGCCAGTCGCTGTGAAATTCAGGTTTCCTATGCTATTGGTGTTGCTGAACCCACATCAATCAGTGTTGATACATTTGGTACTGGAAACGTTTCAGACGAGAAACTCATTCAGCTTATCCGTGAACATTTCGATTTACGTCCTTATGGATTGATTGAAATGTTGGATCTTAAACGACCAATCTATCAGCCAACAGCGACCTATGGTCACTTTGGCCGTGATGAATTTCCATGGGAAAAAACTGACAAAGCAGCTCAACTTAGAGACGCAGCAGGCCTATAA
- the clcA gene encoding H(+)/Cl(-) exchange transporter ClcA, giving the protein MPKSPNFRFFQGGLLKHRVTPKIFTTQTDYIVLLALSAIVGAFAGLFVSIFELAIGLLSHYRIHFFDAWHLPTYLSAILVILAGAIIAALGFWLTARISPESSGSGIPHIEGALDGLHDIRWWRVLPVKFFAGALTLSTGMVLGREGPSVQIGGAIGRMFAGRAKRYKHATHVLTAAGAAAGLAAAFNAPLAGILFIIEEMRPQFRYNITSFKCVTLATAMSTIVLRYFHGQQAVMNIPNYKIPPLGSLWLFLILGIIFGIIGINFNNWVLQLTAFFKRYHKNNFLRVTITGAIFGAIFAFFQLYFPNLAAGGIEHITQFVREPMAWGMMIFLFLLRLLATLGCFSSGAPGGVFAPMLALGTLLGLAYGTVAAHLFPSLVAEPGVYAVAGMGALFAATVRAPVTGIILVVEMTDNYQLILPLLMTCLGATFIAQALGGSPLYSALLKQSLLNKENRKPAAKDMVKPNASASSQAK; this is encoded by the coding sequence ATGCCAAAGTCTCCAAATTTTCGTTTTTTTCAAGGAGGGCTCCTGAAACACCGAGTCACTCCCAAAATATTTACAACACAAACCGATTACATTGTTTTGCTGGCTCTTTCGGCTATTGTCGGAGCTTTTGCCGGACTTTTCGTCTCTATTTTTGAATTAGCTATTGGTCTGTTAAGCCATTACCGGATTCATTTTTTCGATGCCTGGCATTTACCAACATATCTGTCTGCCATTTTAGTTATTCTTGCCGGTGCGATCATAGCAGCATTAGGTTTTTGGCTAACCGCACGAATTTCACCAGAGTCGTCAGGCAGTGGGATCCCTCATATAGAAGGGGCATTAGATGGATTACACGATATTCGGTGGTGGCGAGTACTCCCCGTCAAATTCTTTGCTGGTGCCTTAACCTTAAGTACAGGGATGGTTTTAGGCCGGGAAGGACCTTCCGTACAGATTGGTGGGGCAATTGGCAGAATGTTTGCCGGAAGAGCTAAACGTTATAAACACGCCACACACGTGCTGACGGCAGCAGGGGCTGCAGCAGGTCTGGCTGCAGCATTCAATGCACCACTTGCAGGCATATTATTCATTATTGAAGAAATGCGCCCTCAATTTCGCTATAACATCACGTCGTTTAAATGTGTAACCTTAGCGACTGCTATGTCCACTATTGTCTTACGATATTTCCATGGACAGCAAGCGGTTATGAATATTCCTAATTATAAGATTCCGCCACTCGGTTCCTTATGGTTATTTCTGATCCTTGGAATTATTTTTGGGATTATAGGTATCAACTTCAACAACTGGGTTTTACAGCTCACTGCTTTTTTTAAACGCTACCATAAAAACAATTTTCTGAGAGTTACCATTACTGGGGCAATATTTGGGGCAATATTTGCCTTTTTCCAGCTATATTTCCCAAATCTGGCAGCAGGTGGTATTGAACACATTACACAATTTGTACGTGAGCCAATGGCCTGGGGAATGATGATTTTCTTATTTCTTCTTCGCTTATTGGCAACATTAGGTTGTTTCTCATCCGGCGCACCCGGGGGTGTTTTTGCTCCAATGCTCGCATTAGGAACACTACTTGGACTGGCCTATGGTACTGTAGCCGCTCATTTATTTCCCAGCCTTGTTGCTGAACCGGGTGTCTACGCGGTTGCTGGTATGGGGGCATTATTCGCAGCAACGGTTCGTGCTCCGGTAACCGGGATCATTCTGGTTGTTGAGATGACAGATAATTACCAGCTCATCCTTCCATTATTGATGACTTGTCTGGGTGCAACATTTATTGCGCAGGCACTAGGTGGTAGCCCGTTATATTCTGCATTGCTCAAACAATCACTTTTAAATAAAGAAAACCGAAAACCTGCTGCTAAAGATATGGTAAAACCAAATGCGAGTGCCTCAAGCCAAGCCAAGTAA
- the gshB gene encoding Glutathione synthetase, translating into MTIKLGIVMDPINSINVKKDTSLAMLLAAQKRGYELYYMEMADLYLQDGQAFGQMSPIQVADDPNDWFQLEKAQNHPLHELNVILMRKDPPFDTEYIYATYILERAEDKGTLIVNKPQSLRDANEKLFTAWFSQFTPPTLVTRDATRLKNFYQQHQDVIMKPLDGMGGSSIFRLKPEDANVSVVIETLTNNGKQFCMVQTYLPEIKNGDKRILIVDGEPMPYCLARIPPAGETRGNLAAGGTGEARPLSETDRQIASKIGPKLKEKGLIFVGLDIIGDKITEINVTSPTCIREIQKAYDFDIAEQLMHAIERRLH; encoded by the coding sequence ATGACCATCAAGCTCGGTATCGTGATGGATCCGATAAATTCCATCAATGTAAAAAAAGACACCAGTCTAGCGATGTTACTTGCCGCCCAAAAACGAGGGTATGAACTCTATTATATGGAAATGGCCGACCTCTACCTGCAAGATGGGCAAGCTTTCGGGCAAATGTCACCAATTCAAGTAGCTGACGATCCTAATGACTGGTTCCAGCTTGAAAAAGCTCAAAACCACCCTTTACATGAATTAAATGTCATCTTAATGCGTAAAGATCCCCCTTTCGATACAGAATATATTTACGCAACATACATCCTTGAGCGTGCTGAAGATAAAGGAACATTAATCGTCAACAAACCACAAAGTCTTCGGGATGCCAATGAAAAATTATTTACAGCCTGGTTTAGCCAGTTTACTCCGCCGACACTGGTTACACGCGATGCTACCCGTCTCAAAAATTTTTATCAGCAACATCAAGACGTTATTATGAAACCGCTAGACGGAATGGGAGGGTCTTCTATATTTCGTCTGAAACCTGAAGATGCAAACGTCTCGGTGGTCATCGAAACGCTGACCAACAATGGGAAGCAGTTTTGTATGGTTCAAACCTATTTACCTGAAATCAAAAACGGCGATAAACGTATTTTGATCGTTGATGGTGAACCAATGCCTTATTGCCTGGCCCGAATTCCTCCCGCTGGAGAAACCCGGGGTAACTTAGCCGCAGGGGGAACAGGTGAAGCACGCCCTCTATCCGAAACAGACAGGCAAATTGCCAGCAAAATAGGGCCTAAACTCAAAGAAAAAGGATTAATATTTGTCGGACTGGATATTATCGGCGACAAAATTACCGAAATTAACGTTACCAGTCCAACATGTATTCGTGAAATCCAAAAAGCATATGATTTTGATATTGCAGAACAGCTAATGCACGCTATCGAGCGTCGCTTACATTAA
- the rsmE gene encoding Ribosomal RNA small subunit methyltransferase E, protein MRIPRIYHPYPLSEQSTIQLGEEAVGHIIRVLRLSMGHPIKLFCGDGYDYNAQIESVSKRQVTAKISQRESRLDAESPLSIHLGQVISRGDKMEFTIQKSIELGTTEITPLISQRCGVKLEPQRMAKKLNQWQKIALGACEQCGRAIVPTIHKTMSLEHWIIQQTDELKLNLHPLAPYTIKSIPEPKCKIRLLIGPEGGLNEDEIAKCSQSGFTEIQLGPRVLRTETAALTAISALQCQFGDLA, encoded by the coding sequence ATGCGAATTCCCCGAATATACCATCCCTATCCACTATCGGAACAAAGTACCATTCAACTTGGCGAAGAGGCTGTCGGACACATCATTCGAGTTTTACGCCTAAGTATGGGTCACCCTATCAAATTATTTTGTGGTGATGGATATGACTATAATGCTCAAATTGAATCCGTTAGCAAACGCCAGGTCACGGCCAAAATCAGTCAACGTGAATCAAGGCTGGATGCTGAATCTCCCTTGTCCATTCACCTTGGACAAGTCATCTCCCGGGGTGACAAAATGGAATTTACCATCCAAAAATCGATAGAGCTTGGCACAACAGAAATAACGCCTCTCATCAGTCAGCGATGCGGCGTTAAACTAGAACCCCAACGTATGGCTAAAAAGCTTAACCAATGGCAGAAAATTGCACTGGGTGCTTGTGAACAATGTGGCCGAGCAATCGTTCCAACTATCCATAAAACAATGTCCCTTGAACACTGGATTATTCAGCAAACGGATGAATTAAAGTTGAATTTACATCCATTGGCCCCATATACGATTAAGAGTATCCCTGAACCAAAATGTAAAATCCGACTCCTCATTGGTCCTGAAGGCGGTCTAAATGAAGATGAAATAGCCAAATGCAGTCAGTCAGGTTTTACTGAGATCCAATTAGGACCCCGTGTTCTGCGTACCGAAACCGCTGCTCTCACAGCAATTTCGGCATTACAGTGTCAATTCGGAGATTTAGCTTAA
- the tktA gene encoding Transketolase 1, with product MSSRRQLANAIRALSMDAVQKANSGHPGAPMGMADIAEVLWRDFLKHNPSNPKWADRDRFVLSNGHGSMLLYSLLHLSGYDLPIDELKQFRQLHSKTPGHPEYGYTSGVETTTGPLGQGISNAVGMAIAEKVLAAHFNRNGFDIVDHSTYCFLGDGCMMEGISHESCSLAGTLGLGKLIAFYDDNGISIDGDVEGWFTDDTVKRFESYGWHVIANVDGHDSTAISHAIESAKKEHQKPTLICLKTVIGFGSPNKAGSHSSHGAPLGDDEIAATRQALGWNYPPFEIPDDIYAQWDAKDKGAQFEEQWNKLFEDYQAKYPELASEFTRRQNGDLPADWAEFADQYIRELQNSQEKVATRKSSQNVLNAFGPKLPELLGGSADLAPSNLTLWSDSKAVTHDDAQGNYLHYGVREFGMSAIMNGMSVHGGFVPYGATFLMFMEYARNAVRMAALMKVRTIFVYTHDSIGLGEDGPTHQAVEQTSMLRLTPNLNTWRPCDSVESAIAWRSAVERNDGPSALIFSRQGLAPQVRNAEQLNNVARGGYILEDCDSTPELILIATGSEVELAMAAAKILRDQGKAVRVVSMPCTELFDVQDEAYRESVLPGSVRHRIAIEAGIVDFWYKYVGFDGDIVGMHTFGESAPADELFKEFGFTVDNIIAKANAL from the coding sequence ATGTCTTCCCGTCGACAGCTTGCCAATGCCATCCGGGCTCTGAGTATGGATGCCGTACAAAAAGCGAATAGCGGTCATCCAGGGGCCCCTATGGGTATGGCTGATATCGCTGAAGTTCTTTGGCGTGATTTTCTTAAACATAACCCAAGTAACCCTAAATGGGCTGATCGAGATCGTTTCGTCTTATCAAATGGCCATGGTTCAATGTTGCTTTATTCATTGTTACATCTGAGTGGTTATGATTTGCCTATTGACGAACTGAAGCAATTTCGTCAGTTGCACTCGAAAACACCAGGTCATCCTGAATATGGTTATACATCGGGTGTTGAAACAACGACAGGACCATTAGGCCAGGGGATTAGTAACGCTGTTGGTATGGCAATTGCTGAGAAAGTTTTAGCGGCTCATTTCAACCGCAATGGCTTTGATATTGTCGATCATTCTACTTACTGCTTTTTGGGCGACGGTTGCATGATGGAGGGAATTTCCCATGAATCATGTTCATTAGCAGGAACTCTTGGGCTTGGTAAATTGATTGCTTTTTATGATGATAATGGCATTTCAATTGATGGTGATGTTGAAGGTTGGTTTACCGATGATACGGTTAAACGTTTTGAATCATATGGATGGCATGTTATTGCAAATGTCGACGGTCATGACAGTACTGCAATCAGTCATGCTATTGAATCTGCCAAAAAAGAGCATCAAAAACCGACATTAATCTGCCTGAAAACTGTTATTGGATTTGGTTCCCCGAATAAAGCAGGGTCTCATTCAAGTCATGGCGCGCCATTAGGGGATGATGAAATCGCTGCAACGCGTCAGGCTTTGGGCTGGAATTATCCCCCATTTGAAATTCCTGATGATATTTATGCGCAGTGGGATGCTAAAGATAAGGGGGCTCAGTTTGAAGAGCAGTGGAATAAACTGTTCGAAGATTATCAGGCGAAATATCCTGAATTAGCGAGTGAGTTTACTCGTCGTCAGAATGGTGATTTACCTGCTGATTGGGCTGAATTCGCGGATCAATATATTCGCGAATTGCAAAATTCTCAGGAAAAAGTGGCTACGCGTAAGTCATCACAGAATGTGTTGAATGCATTTGGCCCTAAATTACCCGAATTACTGGGCGGTTCAGCTGATTTGGCTCCTTCGAATCTGACTCTTTGGTCCGACTCGAAAGCTGTCACTCATGATGATGCGCAAGGTAACTATCTGCATTATGGGGTCCGTGAATTTGGAATGTCGGCAATTATGAATGGAATGTCTGTTCATGGTGGTTTTGTTCCTTATGGTGCGACATTCTTGATGTTTATGGAATATGCGCGTAACGCGGTTCGTATGGCTGCGTTGATGAAGGTTAGAACGATTTTCGTTTATACCCATGATTCGATTGGTTTAGGAGAAGATGGTCCAACGCATCAGGCTGTTGAACAAACATCGATGCTTCGCCTGACACCTAATCTGAATACCTGGCGTCCGTGTGATAGTGTGGAATCAGCGATTGCATGGCGTAGTGCGGTAGAGCGTAATGACGGCCCGAGTGCATTGATTTTCTCGCGTCAGGGGCTTGCACCTCAGGTTCGCAATGCCGAGCAGCTGAATAATGTCGCTCGTGGCGGGTATATTCTGGAAGATTGTGACTCTACACCTGAGCTGATTCTGATTGCAACTGGCTCTGAAGTTGAATTAGCGATGGCTGCAGCAAAAATTCTGCGTGATCAGGGGAAAGCTGTCCGGGTTGTGTCTATGCCTTGTACCGAACTGTTTGATGTTCAGGATGAAGCGTATCGTGAGTCAGTCTTACCAGGCAGTGTACGTCATCGTATTGCGATTGAAGCGGGTATTGTCGATTTCTGGTATAAGTATGTCGGATTTGATGGTGATATTGTCGGCATGCATACTTTCGGTGAATCAGCACCGGCTGATGAGTTGTTCAAAGAATTTGGATTTACTGTAGATAATATCATTGCTAAAGCGAATGCCCTTTAA